The region GAAAAATGTAGAAGATTTGGTCGGTCAGCAACATGTGATGGGAAAAGAAGGTATACTACGGAAAGCCCTTGAAAAAGGGATGATGTTTTCTTGTGTACTCTATGGTCCACCCGGATGTGGAAAGAGTTCAATAGCAGAACTCATAAGAAAACATGTGGATGCGGAATTTTTCTTCTTCAGCGGGGCTCTACACGGCGCAAACGACATAAAGCAAGCGATGAACAGAGCTCAAGAGATGAAAAGATATGGCAAACAAACTATTATTTTCATAGATGAAATCCACAGACTTAACAAAGCTCAGCAGGACCTTCTTTTGTCGAAAGTAGAGGATGGTACTATAACACTGATTGGAGCGACAACTGAAAATCCATCCTTTGAGATAATTCCTCCTCTCCTCTCGAGATGTCGGGTGATCTTTTTAAAACCCCTTTCTAACGAGGAATTGATAAAAATTATGAAAAGAGCAATTATAGTAGACGAGAAAATAGCAAGTTACGAGATCAATGTAACTGACGAGGTTTTTCAGGCTATAGCCCAGATGTCTCAAGGAGATGCGCGATTCGCCTTGAATACTCTTGAAATAGCTATCGAAGCTGCTCGAGGAATGAATCAAAAAATAGTTGATTTCAATGTACTTCAGGCAAGCAGCGGTTACAAACCCCATGGTTACAGGAAAGAAGAACATTATGATTTTGCATCGGCTTTTATCAAAAGCTTGCGTGGAAGTGATCCTGACGCGGCACTTTACTATATGGCACGTATGATAGATTCTGGGGAAGATCCCATGTTCATAGCAAGAAGGATGATAATTCTTGCCAGTGAGGACATAGGCCTCGCAGACCCGATGGCTTTACTGGTTGCAACGTCTGCTGCTCAGGCTGTTGAATATGTGGGATTACCAGAATGTGCTTTGAATCTTGCTCAGGCAGCCATATATCTTGCAGCTGCTCCCAAGAGCAATTCAGTCTACTTAGCACTTGAAAAAGCAAAGGATGTTGCAAAACGTTCAACAGGTGTCCAGGTACCTCTTTTCTTGAGGAATCCGGTCACAAAATTGATGAAAAATTCTGGCTATGGAGAAGAGTATATTTACCCCCATGAGACAGGTGGCTTCGTGAAAAGAAGTTATATGCCTGACGAGCTAAGCAGAATTAAAATATACACTCCAAAATCTATCGGCAAAGAAGAAAATATCAAAAAGAGGCTTGAAGAACTCTGGGGAAAGGAAAAGTATTCGAAGGGGGAAGATGATGAAGAAGGTTAGTTCAACAAATCTTGTTTATGCGTTCTCATCCTCAATGAGCCCTGTCTTGGAAGTTGCTTCTGGTGATCAGATTGTTTTTGAAACTATAGACGCACTGGGTGGGCAAATCAAATTCGAAGGTGATGTAATCAATTTGGATTTTTCAAAAGTTAATCCTGCAACTGGTCCTGTTTTTATAAAAGGAGCGATGCCTGGAAATACTCTTAAGGTAAAAATATTAAAGATAGATTTGGCAGAAGAAGGTGTGATAGTTTGCGAGGAAGGTTTCGGGGTTTTTCCGGAACTGGTAAAAGGTTTCAAAGCTAAAATGCTTCGTATAAAAGATGGGTTTGTTAGATTTGATAAGCTGAGTATTCCCGCCAATCCAATGATAGGTGTTATAGGCGTTGCTCCGGAAAACGGGCATTTTACCACAGGTACTGCGTACAAACATGGTGGCAATATGGACACTAAGTATGTGAAAACCGGGAGTGCAGTTTACTTACCAATTTTCCAGCCCGGTGCCTGTTTGGCTCTTGGAGATGTTCACGCTGCAATGGCTGATGGAGAAGTCTGTGTTTCTGCTTGCGAAGTTTGTGCAAATGTGACAGTTGAGGTAGAACTGATCAATTATGAAATAGAATGGCCATTAATTGAGACAGAGAGTGGTTTTTTCATAGTTGTCTCTATGGGAACAGTTGAAGAAGCCTTAAAAGAAGTTACGTACCAGGCAGTAAAGTTTTTAAGTAGAAAATTAAATCTTTCTATGAACTCGGCTTATATGCTTGCAAGTCTTGTAGTTGATATACAAATAAGCCAGCTTGTAGATCCGAACAAAACGGTACGTGCATACATACCAAAATACCTCTTTGATGGGAAAGGAGAAATTATGTGAAAGCCGTCGTTTTTGACAGCAGCATTGATGTTCCTGTTGGTTACGAGTTTAAGGTACCTGTTTTTATGCTCCCGTTGAATGTGTACGTGGATGGAAAAGAGTACAGAGATAAAGTGAATATTACTGAAGAGGAATTTTATAGCCAGGCAATACTTGGAAAAGAAGTCAGGACATCCCTGCCAAATTTTTCAGAAACAGTCGAGTTACTGACAAAACTTTCAAAAGAGTACGATCATATTTATATCGTTACAATATCAAGTAAATTA is a window of Pseudothermotoga elfii DSM 9442 = NBRC 107921 DNA encoding:
- a CDS encoding replication-associated recombination protein A codes for the protein MPENLSNVPLAERVRPKNVEDLVGQQHVMGKEGILRKALEKGMMFSCVLYGPPGCGKSSIAELIRKHVDAEFFFFSGALHGANDIKQAMNRAQEMKRYGKQTIIFIDEIHRLNKAQQDLLLSKVEDGTITLIGATTENPSFEIIPPLLSRCRVIFLKPLSNEELIKIMKRAIIVDEKIASYEINVTDEVFQAIAQMSQGDARFALNTLEIAIEAARGMNQKIVDFNVLQASSGYKPHGYRKEEHYDFASAFIKSLRGSDPDAALYYMARMIDSGEDPMFIARRMIILASEDIGLADPMALLVATSAAQAVEYVGLPECALNLAQAAIYLAAAPKSNSVYLALEKAKDVAKRSTGVQVPLFLRNPVTKLMKNSGYGEEYIYPHETGGFVKRSYMPDELSRIKIYTPKSIGKEENIKKRLEELWGKEKYSKGEDDEEG
- a CDS encoding acetamidase/formamidase family protein codes for the protein MMKKVSSTNLVYAFSSSMSPVLEVASGDQIVFETIDALGGQIKFEGDVINLDFSKVNPATGPVFIKGAMPGNTLKVKILKIDLAEEGVIVCEEGFGVFPELVKGFKAKMLRIKDGFVRFDKLSIPANPMIGVIGVAPENGHFTTGTAYKHGGNMDTKYVKTGSAVYLPIFQPGACLALGDVHAAMADGEVCVSACEVCANVTVEVELINYEIEWPLIETESGFFIVVSMGTVEEALKEVTYQAVKFLSRKLNLSMNSAYMLASLVVDIQISQLVDPNKTVRAYIPKYLFDGKGEIM